Genomic window (Stenotrophomonas maltophilia):
CGATTCGATGCGCAGCGCGTAGCCTTCTGCGCGGTTGTCCAGCTGCAGGCTGCCATCCTGCAGGCGCTGCAGCTGCAGCCACACCGTACCGTCGCGCGACAGACTGCGCTGGTGGCCGTCATCACCGACCTGCCAGCCAGCCGGCAGCACGGCGGCGATCGCGGCCGTCGGCCACAGCGCGAACTGCAGATCGTCCAGCACACGCTCCGCGCGAACCTGCGGCGGCAGCCACGATGCACGTTGCTCGGTCAACTGCCGACCATCCCAGCGCAGACGAACGCCAGTCTGGCCCATGGCCTGCACCGCCAGCTGCACCTGCTGCGCATCGGCTTCCAGCAGAGCGTCGAGATCACGTTCGTGGCGCCCGAAGCGGAAATGCAGCTGCTGCTGCAGCGCCAGTGGCGTCGGCAGGCTGGACGGGGCCAACCGCAGCGGCGGCAGCTCGACCTGCGGCCTCGGCATGCGCCCGGCGCAGGCGGACAGCAGCGCGCACAGCAGCAGCGCTGCAATGCTGCGCACGATCAGCTGTGGCACGCGGCCTCCAGCACACGTGTGGGGCAGCCGCTGTCGATGGAATTGTTCATGTAACGCCCTTCCGGATACGGGTCGAGGGGGTAGATGATGTTCCCGAAGTGGTCGCCGCGCCAGCGTCGGGCGGTGGCCCACGCACTCCAATTCAGGACGGCGGCAATGCGTGGGGTGACGGTCGGAACAACGGCGAGATCAGCCAGACCAGACCGATGCCGAACAGCAGGGTGAGACCGAACGCACGCAGCGCCGGCGTCTGCGACAGGCCCAGCAGGCCGAACGACAACCAGGTGCTGGCCGCGCCCACGCACACCGCCAGCCATGCGCTGGCATCGCCGCGGTGCTCGATCAGGAAGATGCCGTAGTCGATGCCCATGCCCAGCAGCAGCATCAGCGCCAGTACGTTGAACAGCTGCAGCGGCTGGCCGAACAGGCCCAGCAGGCCCAGGGTCAAGGCACCGGCAATCAGGGTCGGCGCAAACACACGCCAGGCCTGGCGGCGGTAGCGCAGCCACAGCGCGCCGAACACCAGCGCGATACCGACCAGCAGCAGCCCGCCCATCAGCTTGCGGTAGTGGCCCAGCAGTGTGGAGAAGTCGGCGGTGCGGTCCACCCAGCGCACGCCCGGCAGGCCTTCGGCCGCACCCTGCAGGATGGCCAGCGCATCGGCACGCGACAGATCATCGACCATCACCACGCTGATCATCTGCCCGCCCACATCGCCCACCCACAGGTGGCGGAACGGCTGCGAGACCGGCGACGCCAGGAAGGCTTCAGCGGTGAGCGGCGCGTTCGCGAACTGCGGTCGCTGCAGTGGTTCACCGACCGCCTCCGACACGGCCGACAGCACACCCGGTTCGACCTTCGCGGTCAGCGCGGCATCGGCCTGCTGGCGCGACGGCGACGGCAGCCAATCGCTGATCGCGCGGTAGCCACCAATGCGTTTGTCGTTGGCCAATACACGCAGGCGCTCGGTCAGTGCTTCCTCACGCTGCAGCAGCTGCGCGGCATCCGCACCTTGCACCAGGTAGAACTGCGCCGGGCTGGGCATGCCCAGCAGATGGCTGAGGCGGATCTGCTGTGCCATCAATGCCGGCGGCGAGGACTGCAGGCTGCGCAGGTCGTCGTTGCTCTGCAGGCGGGCGATGCCGATCGCAGACAGCGCCAGCGTGATCACCACGAACAGCGTCACCGGACGGCGACCATGCAGACGCGGGAAGCGCTCCAGCGTGCTGCCCAGCCACTGCGAAAAACGGGTCTGGCGGATCTCACCACCATCCAGCCACGGGAACCAGAAGATCACCGTCAGGAACGCGGCCGCCAGGCCGACCACCGAGAACAGCGCCATCTGGCGCAGGCCCGGGAACGGCGTCAGGCCAAGCGCCAGGTAGGCCAGTGCGCTGGTCAGCAGCGCCAGCCACAGGCCAGGCAGCAGGTGCCGCAGCAGCTTCCAGCGGCGATCGGCCGGTTCGGCCTGGCGCGATGCGAACCAGTGAATGCCATAGTCCTCGGCCACGCCCACCAGCGATGCGCCGAACACCAGGGTCAACACGTGCACGTTGCCGAACACCAGCACGGTCACCGCCAGCGCCACGCCACAGCCGATCAGCAGCGACGTGGCCACCAGCAGGATCGGCCGCAGCGAGCGGAACGCGAGCCACACCAGCAGCAGCACCGCCGCCAGCGAGCCCCAGCCGATGGTATTGATCTCCCGGTTGGCCTGCACTGCCGCAGCTTCGGCATGCAGCGGCACGCCCGCATGCAGGATCTCCAGATCCGGAGCGGCCGCCTTCGCCGCCTGCCCGGCACGTTCCAGCAATCCATCCAGATGGCGCTCGCCATCGAGCTTGAACGCCGAACCCGGCGTATCGAACTGCAGTGCAGCCCAGTGCCTGCCTTCGGCGTCGAGCAGGCCATCATCGCCCAGCCGCAGGCCCGAGCCCTGCGCCTGCTGCTGCCACCATTGCGGCCACAGCGACAGCGGATCCTGCCGCCACTCGG
Coding sequences:
- a CDS encoding DUF3261 domain-containing protein, whose product is MPRPQVELPPLRLAPSSLPTPLALQQQLHFRFGRHERDLDALLEADAQQVQLAVQAMGQTGVRLRWDGRQLTEQRASWLPPQVRAERVLDDLQFALWPTAAIAAVLPAGWQVGDDGHQRSLSRDGTVWLQLQRLQDGSLQLDNRAEGYALRIESIDMAGQD
- a CDS encoding MMPL family transporter, encoding MSEDVALNAPDRLRRWWHWLGIAWLALLLALGVQQWHLWSQQSRIDTDILALLPQDAHDRLLSDVTRRIADGSSRQVVVLLGSKDGAAAKCAQAAFAAAMANDADHTLLVPSGSIEGWFDEARAFYAPYRDRLLTPAQREQLQGGEPGALAEQALAALYGPMGAPRLTEWRQDPLSLWPQWWQQQAQGSGLRLGDDGLLDAEGRHWAALQFDTPGSAFKLDGERHLDGLLERAGQAAKAAAPDLEILHAGVPLHAEAAAVQANREINTIGWGSLAAVLLLVWLAFRSLRPILLVATSLLIGCGVALAVTVLVFGNVHVLTLVFGASLVGVAEDYGIHWFASRQAEPADRRWKLLRHLLPGLWLALLTSALAYLALGLTPFPGLRQMALFSVVGLAAAFLTVIFWFPWLDGGEIRQTRFSQWLGSTLERFPRLHGRRPVTLFVVITLALSAIGIARLQSNDDLRSLQSSPPALMAQQIRLSHLLGMPSPAQFYLVQGADAAQLLQREEALTERLRVLANDKRIGGYRAISDWLPSPSRQQADAALTAKVEPGVLSAVSEAVGEPLQRPQFANAPLTAEAFLASPVSQPFRHLWVGDVGGQMISVVMVDDLSRADALAILQGAAEGLPGVRWVDRTADFSTLLGHYRKLMGGLLLVGIALVFGALWLRYRRQAWRVFAPTLIAGALTLGLLGLFGQPLQLFNVLALMLLLGMGIDYGIFLIEHRGDASAWLAVCVGAASTWLSFGLLGLSQTPALRAFGLTLLFGIGLVWLISPLFRPSPHALPPS